The proteins below come from a single uncultured Dethiosulfovibrio sp. genomic window:
- a CDS encoding HD domain-containing phosphohydrolase has protein sequence MAVYVVSVEDLESGMVVAQPLMRSGGAPLVAEDVVLTSPLIEAIRRHGFQQVLVREGKEPNEPPPSLVSADTEREGRQKVEAVFSGAISRMTISNRDVEVLSNLMSSVMEELSRGGPLFLGNLKAIEDMDRVTFDHCWSVAVLSLALYRKAVENAWVPLGSFQDGVNLGLGAVLHDLGKLRIPTKILNKPGKLDDDEWETMRLHPWYGLELLRSQPNVMPMARGIVIHHHQRLDGKGYGPRQIENILSGEAIPKAVRIVTVADVYDALATDRPYRPGFVPWEVLKLMRSSVGTALDPVAFGLLEQVVIPFPVGCFVLMKGGEICIITRSGMDHEKPAPKGSPWARVLAVMSSKKGRIPGEVFEFISDEVLLGATTLRGLAWRVVRELSGVSEDLSSRLNTSRWVIHAQWRERIAKAFSGEGPH, from the coding sequence ATGGCGGTGTACGTCGTCTCTGTGGAGGATCTTGAGTCGGGCATGGTGGTGGCTCAACCCCTTATGAGAAGCGGAGGAGCACCTCTTGTAGCGGAGGATGTGGTGCTGACGTCGCCTTTGATAGAGGCGATCCGTCGCCACGGCTTTCAACAGGTCCTTGTGAGAGAGGGAAAAGAGCCAAACGAGCCCCCCCCTTCTCTCGTGTCCGCCGACACGGAGCGAGAGGGCAGACAGAAGGTAGAGGCGGTTTTCTCCGGAGCCATCAGCAGGATGACCATCTCCAACAGAGATGTTGAGGTGCTATCCAACCTGATGTCCTCGGTTATGGAGGAATTATCCAGAGGAGGCCCGCTTTTTCTGGGGAACCTCAAGGCGATCGAGGACATGGACAGGGTGACATTCGATCACTGCTGGTCGGTAGCGGTGCTGTCACTGGCCCTTTATCGAAAGGCGGTGGAGAACGCCTGGGTTCCCCTGGGGAGCTTTCAGGACGGCGTCAACCTAGGGCTAGGAGCGGTGCTCCACGATCTAGGCAAACTGAGGATCCCGACGAAGATCCTTAACAAGCCCGGAAAGCTCGACGACGACGAGTGGGAAACCATGAGGCTGCATCCCTGGTACGGCCTTGAGCTTCTTAGAAGCCAACCTAACGTCATGCCTATGGCGAGGGGCATAGTGATCCACCACCACCAGAGGCTGGACGGCAAGGGCTATGGGCCGAGGCAGATTGAGAACATCCTATCCGGTGAGGCCATCCCTAAGGCGGTGAGAATCGTTACAGTGGCGGACGTCTACGACGCTCTTGCCACCGATCGGCCATATCGCCCAGGGTTCGTGCCATGGGAGGTCCTAAAGCTGATGAGGTCCTCGGTGGGAACCGCCCTGGATCCTGTGGCATTCGGACTGCTCGAACAGGTTGTTATACCCTTCCCAGTCGGTTGCTTCGTTCTGATGAAGGGAGGAGAAATCTGCATAATAACCCGTTCGGGCATGGATCACGAAAAGCCAGCCCCTAAAGGTTCCCCCTGGGCCAGGGTGCTGGCGGTTATGTCTTCTAAGAAAGGCAGGATCCCCGGAGAGGTTTTCGAGTTTATCTCCGACGAGGTCCTCCTAGGTGCCACGACCCTGAGAGGCCTGGCCTGGAGGGTGGTCAGGGAGCTCTCAGGGGTATCGGAGGATCTTTCTTCGAGACTAAATACCTCTCGGTGGGTGATCCACGCCCAGTGGCGGGAGAGGATCGCCAAGGCTTTCAGCGGGGAAGGCCCTCACTGA
- a CDS encoding ABC transporter substrate-binding protein produces MRNLKTTFAVILTAIAIFPSSRLEARGNEVIFTDFSWDSAQFHNRVAGYILEKGFDRKVQYSFTEEMPGFLGLERGDLHLAMETWVDNSISFWDKAKERGKIVDLGKNYPDAPQGWYVPAYVVKGDPERGIEALAPDLKSVSDLPKYWEVFKDPEDKGKGRFLNGPTGWPVSVKNVSKLEAYGLDETYSNFYAGSGAALAVGIAGAYEKGQPVLAYYWEPTPLLGKYDMIKLEEPPYDPEVWKESGACAFPACRVLKTGNAAFLEREPEIKAFVEAYATSLELTSTALAKMDAEGMTHDEVARWFLREHPDLWASWVDEEVRAKVLAALKTDG; encoded by the coding sequence ATGCGAAACCTGAAAACGACCTTCGCCGTTATTCTGACAGCCATAGCGATCTTTCCGTCGTCCCGACTGGAGGCTAGAGGCAACGAGGTCATCTTCACAGACTTCAGCTGGGACAGTGCCCAGTTTCACAACCGGGTTGCGGGCTATATCCTGGAGAAGGGGTTCGACCGTAAGGTCCAGTACTCTTTCACAGAGGAGATGCCCGGCTTTTTGGGCCTTGAGAGAGGCGACCTCCATCTCGCCATGGAGACCTGGGTGGACAACTCTATATCCTTCTGGGACAAGGCGAAGGAGAGGGGAAAGATAGTCGACCTGGGCAAAAACTACCCCGACGCACCTCAGGGCTGGTACGTGCCGGCCTACGTGGTTAAAGGGGATCCCGAAAGAGGGATAGAAGCCCTAGCGCCGGACCTTAAGTCGGTGTCGGACCTGCCAAAATACTGGGAGGTATTCAAGGATCCTGAGGATAAAGGCAAAGGACGTTTTCTCAACGGTCCGACCGGATGGCCTGTGAGCGTTAAAAACGTCTCCAAACTGGAGGCCTACGGCCTGGACGAGACCTACTCCAACTTCTACGCCGGGTCCGGCGCGGCCCTGGCGGTGGGCATAGCAGGAGCCTACGAAAAGGGACAGCCCGTCCTGGCCTACTACTGGGAGCCAACCCCTCTGCTTGGCAAATACGACATGATAAAACTGGAGGAACCTCCTTACGATCCTGAGGTATGGAAAGAATCAGGAGCCTGCGCCTTCCCCGCCTGTCGGGTGCTGAAGACCGGCAACGCCGCTTTTTTAGAGAGGGAGCCGGAGATAAAGGCCTTCGTAGAGGCCTACGCCACCTCTTTGGAGCTCACCAGCACCGCACTGGCTAAAATGGACGCCGAAGGCATGACCCACGACGAAGTGGCTAGATGGTTTTTGAGGGAACACCCCGATCTGTGGGCGTCATGGGTCGACGAAGAGGTCAGAGCAAAGGTCCTCGCCGCCCTGAAAACCGACGGTTAG
- a CDS encoding methylmalonyl-CoA mutase family protein, giving the protein MDLEAQAKPRPFPPVSFDEFPPTSYEEWKAEAEAALKGAPFEKKLLTKTYEGITLEPLYMESSLEGLTLDTLPGREDYLRGTSAAGYIQRPWAIAQSCDEVIPEDSNQAVKKELAGGSNSLHLILDRATTYGTSPAWEDGESEPRGLSLSTLKDVDDLMADLDLSKNWIHVYAGPSSAPLLALLAGRARSQGRASNLALWSGCVGADPIGSLAQDGSIPCPMDQLMDEAALTIHWSRKAAPGLKTVLIRGDVYHDGGANGVQELACSMSTAIEYLRAMEIRGLDVDSAASAMRFSFSLGANYFMEIAKLRAARVFWSQVVRAFGGKGDSAKMDIFASTSRFTQTVYDPYVNVLRATSQAFSGVVGGTDTLWVRRFDDAIRPGTEQSRRISRNIQILLQSEFNLTQPIDPAGGSYYVEKLTSQLLESSWEAMQAIEAQGGMIKALQSGYVQREIDVVLQSRLKKLDVRSDRAVGTNMYPNVTEKPLEGTTPDLREIAAKRAASVEAYRDLSDQVHRKDKLTKVLDSMAGEPEGFMENLMETFMAGATLYEVRQVLNDGFSGDLTVEPILPHRWTERFEALRKKTEEGALSGRKVTVFLANMGPLKQHKGRADFSATFMEVADFDVIRSDGFNSVEAAAAAAVASGATATVICSTDDTYPELVPPLAKAIKEEAPKMVVLLAGAPAPEFKESYVQAGVDDFIHVKANCYAVLESLQRAGGIV; this is encoded by the coding sequence ATGGATCTGGAAGCACAGGCAAAACCGCGACCTTTTCCTCCTGTGTCCTTCGACGAGTTTCCACCGACGTCGTACGAGGAGTGGAAGGCCGAGGCCGAGGCGGCGCTGAAAGGAGCTCCCTTCGAGAAAAAACTCTTAACTAAGACCTACGAAGGGATAACCCTGGAGCCTCTCTATATGGAGTCCTCCCTGGAGGGACTGACGCTGGACACCCTTCCAGGCCGAGAGGACTATCTAAGGGGAACCTCGGCGGCGGGTTATATCCAAAGGCCTTGGGCTATCGCCCAAAGCTGCGACGAGGTCATTCCGGAAGATTCAAACCAGGCGGTGAAAAAGGAGCTCGCCGGAGGGTCCAATTCCCTCCACCTCATACTGGACCGTGCCACCACATATGGAACGTCTCCCGCCTGGGAAGATGGTGAGTCGGAGCCTAGGGGCCTGTCCCTCTCGACATTGAAGGACGTGGACGACCTAATGGCGGACCTGGACCTGTCCAAGAACTGGATCCACGTTTACGCCGGTCCCTCCTCCGCCCCCCTTCTCGCTCTCCTCGCCGGGAGGGCCAGATCTCAGGGAAGGGCCTCGAACCTGGCCCTGTGGAGCGGCTGCGTCGGAGCCGACCCTATCGGATCTCTGGCCCAGGACGGATCCATCCCCTGTCCTATGGACCAGCTGATGGACGAGGCAGCCCTGACGATCCATTGGTCCAGGAAGGCCGCCCCCGGCCTGAAGACCGTCCTTATCCGAGGGGACGTCTACCACGACGGAGGGGCCAACGGGGTGCAGGAGCTGGCCTGCTCCATGTCTACCGCCATAGAGTACCTCAGGGCCATGGAGATAAGGGGTCTTGACGTGGACTCGGCTGCCTCCGCCATGAGGTTCAGCTTCTCCTTAGGGGCTAACTATTTCATGGAGATAGCAAAGCTCAGGGCGGCCAGGGTGTTCTGGTCCCAGGTTGTCAGGGCCTTCGGCGGCAAGGGAGACTCGGCCAAGATGGATATCTTTGCCTCCACCTCCAGGTTCACCCAGACGGTATATGACCCTTACGTGAACGTCCTTCGGGCCACGTCCCAGGCCTTCTCCGGCGTCGTAGGTGGGACCGACACCCTTTGGGTGAGGCGGTTTGACGACGCAATAAGGCCAGGGACCGAACAGTCCAGGAGAATATCCAGAAACATCCAGATCCTTCTCCAGAGCGAGTTCAACCTCACCCAGCCTATAGACCCAGCAGGGGGATCCTACTACGTCGAGAAGCTCACCTCCCAGCTTCTTGAAAGCAGCTGGGAGGCCATGCAGGCTATAGAGGCCCAGGGTGGCATGATAAAGGCCCTTCAGTCGGGCTACGTCCAGAGGGAGATCGACGTGGTACTACAGTCCAGGCTCAAAAAGCTGGACGTGAGGTCCGACCGTGCGGTCGGGACGAACATGTACCCTAACGTCACCGAAAAGCCCCTTGAGGGGACAACCCCGGACCTCAGGGAGATAGCCGCCAAGAGGGCCGCCTCGGTGGAGGCCTATAGAGATCTCAGCGACCAGGTCCATAGGAAAGACAAGCTAACCAAGGTCCTGGACTCCATGGCAGGAGAGCCAGAGGGCTTTATGGAAAACCTCATGGAGACCTTTATGGCTGGGGCCACATTGTACGAGGTTCGGCAGGTCCTTAACGACGGATTTTCCGGCGACCTCACAGTGGAACCTATATTGCCTCACCGATGGACCGAGAGGTTCGAGGCCCTCAGGAAAAAGACCGAGGAAGGGGCCCTATCTGGGAGGAAGGTCACAGTCTTCCTGGCAAATATGGGACCGCTGAAACAGCACAAGGGCAGGGCCGACTTCAGCGCGACTTTCATGGAGGTCGCCGACTTCGACGTGATCAGGAGCGACGGCTTCAACTCGGTGGAGGCTGCCGCCGCTGCCGCCGTGGCATCCGGGGCGACCGCCACGGTCATATGCTCCACCGATGACACCTATCCCGAACTGGTCCCCCCTTTGGCTAAGGCCATAAAGGAGGAGGCTCCGAAGATGGTGGTCCTACTGGCGGGAGCTCCCGCGCCGGAGTTCAAGGAAAGCTACGTCCAGGCTGGAGTGGACGACTTTATCCACGTCAAGGCCAACTGTTACGCCGTTCTGGAGTCCCTCCAGAGGGCAGGAGGAATAGTATAA
- a CDS encoding choline/carnitine O-acyltransferase yields MYSTRFDPLPPPPFCDLKGSLDKLIHWSNPLLSEGEIEASKRAADSFREGEGRALQKELNKLRSDGDAVLDLVPYWKGWYLRQRDALPVNVNPFYLFDPAAVPREEDFCRLAARLTLGAASFCLDLDEGRVPQDSLKGFPLCMRGYDHMFRSSRGAFRGTDRIVTGDPDSLEGRSVLVLVKGRLHLLPIISSGGSLRGLDDLTEALRSLVERSTEDELPIGLMTCPKRDEAADIRSALTEDEANGKTLRQIEGALFALCLDGECGTGMERAARHFLFDQGENRWFEKSFQLIVTSDGLSGINFEHSSRDGTHMGPLVREIQSRSHSPFPQEDRPEKGLDLHFNLSQNLLDRLKSVKKGCMALRESLIQRPFLFDRYGREHMKAAGVSPDCFVQMAMMIAQRKLWPSWKSVYESVQMRRFQGGRTEGTRPITTEAVAFVRAFEAGADRETLRAALEDASEAHKARISLCMAGQAPEGHLALLRQVWLKYGPSMGIDDEPELYRSPAWLKMTKNYLSSSTTSGEGLALAGYGPVEQGGLSARYLSRPDRLVFHIGSWSCDSDLAERFTQALDKALRDMEDI; encoded by the coding sequence ATGTACTCAACCAGATTCGACCCCCTGCCCCCTCCGCCTTTTTGCGACCTAAAGGGCAGCCTTGATAAGCTGATCCACTGGTCCAACCCTCTCCTGTCGGAAGGGGAGATAGAGGCGTCCAAGAGGGCCGCCGACTCCTTTAGGGAGGGAGAGGGCCGAGCCCTCCAGAAAGAACTAAACAAGCTGAGGTCCGACGGCGACGCCGTACTGGACCTGGTCCCCTACTGGAAGGGCTGGTACCTCAGGCAGAGGGACGCCCTTCCGGTAAACGTAAACCCTTTCTACCTCTTCGACCCTGCCGCAGTTCCCAGGGAGGAGGATTTCTGTCGCTTAGCCGCCAGACTCACCCTAGGGGCGGCGTCCTTCTGTCTCGACCTAGACGAAGGCCGGGTTCCACAGGACAGCCTAAAGGGCTTTCCCCTCTGTATGAGAGGCTACGACCACATGTTTAGGTCCTCAAGGGGGGCCTTTCGAGGAACCGACCGAATCGTAACCGGAGACCCCGACTCCCTGGAGGGCAGGAGCGTCTTAGTTCTGGTGAAAGGACGGTTGCACCTGCTGCCAATTATATCCTCCGGTGGATCTCTCAGAGGACTGGACGACCTCACCGAGGCCCTCAGATCCCTGGTGGAACGGTCCACCGAGGATGAACTGCCAATAGGGCTTATGACCTGTCCTAAAAGGGACGAGGCCGCCGACATAAGGTCCGCCCTCACCGAGGACGAGGCCAACGGAAAAACCTTGAGACAGATCGAGGGAGCCCTGTTCGCCCTCTGCCTCGACGGAGAGTGCGGCACCGGAATGGAGAGGGCCGCCAGGCATTTTCTCTTCGACCAAGGTGAAAACCGGTGGTTCGAGAAGTCCTTCCAGCTCATAGTCACCTCCGACGGCCTAAGCGGCATAAACTTCGAGCACTCCAGCAGGGACGGAACCCACATGGGGCCCCTTGTCAGGGAGATCCAGAGCAGATCTCACAGCCCCTTCCCTCAGGAGGACAGGCCGGAAAAGGGCCTTGACCTACACTTCAACCTCTCCCAAAACCTGCTAGACCGGCTTAAATCGGTCAAAAAGGGCTGTATGGCCCTCAGGGAATCGCTGATCCAACGGCCCTTCCTTTTCGACCGCTACGGAAGGGAGCACATGAAGGCGGCTGGAGTGAGCCCCGACTGTTTCGTCCAGATGGCCATGATGATCGCCCAGAGGAAGCTCTGGCCCTCCTGGAAGAGCGTCTACGAATCGGTCCAGATGCGCCGATTCCAGGGAGGCAGGACCGAGGGGACCAGGCCGATAACCACCGAGGCGGTGGCCTTCGTCCGTGCCTTTGAGGCGGGGGCGGACAGGGAGACCCTTAGGGCCGCCCTGGAAGATGCCAGCGAGGCCCACAAAGCCAGGATCTCCCTGTGCATGGCGGGACAGGCCCCGGAGGGACATCTGGCTCTGCTCCGACAGGTCTGGCTGAAATACGGCCCCTCTATGGGAATCGACGACGAACCGGAGCTCTACCGATCTCCAGCCTGGCTCAAGATGACGAAAAACTACCTGTCCTCCAGCACCACATCGGGGGAGGGGCTGGCCCTGGCGGGCTACGGCCCGGTGGAACAGGGAGGGCTGAGCGCCAGATATCTATCTCGGCCCGACCGACTGGTCTTCCACATAGGCTCCTGGAGCTGCGACAGCGACCTGGCGGAGCGTTTCACCCAGGCCCTGGATAAAGCGTTGAGGGACATGGAGGACATATAG
- the scpA gene encoding methylmalonyl-CoA mutase, which translates to MSIKPDFTKIGCRPRGVDPSDLVAWKEDLESSTGRGYDSIIAKTMEQIDLKPLYRREDVEGLGHMNSLAGLPPFLRGPYSTMYVTRPWTVRQYAGFSTAEESNAFYRRNLAAGQKGLSIAFDLATHRGYDSDHPRVVGDVGKAGVAVDSILDMEILFSGIPLGQMSVSMTMNGAVLPVMAFYILAAEEQGVDRSLLSGTIQNDILKEFMVRNTYIYPPAASMRIIGDIFSYTSQHMPKFNSISISGYHMQEAGATADIELGYTLADGLEYIRTGIEAGLDVDNFAPRLSFFWAIGKNYFMEVAKMRAARMLWAKIVKQFDPKKAKSMALRTHSQTSGWSLTAQDPFNNIARTCVEAMAAALGHTQSLHTNALDEAIALPTDFSARIARNTQLYIQDETSVCKVIDPWGGSYYVEALTDELIRRAWGHIQEVEELGGMSKAIETGLPKMRIEEASARRQAHIDSGKEKILGVNYHQLEQEDPIDILEVDNTAVRLSQIRRLEKLRSERDDEKVVQALDAITYSMETGEGNLLDLAVNAARARASLGEISDAIEKVSGRHKAIIRSISGVYSTEFADEDIIKEVREMTADFEVREGRRPRIMVAKMGQDGHDRGAKVVATAYADMGFDVDVGALFQTPEETAQEAVDNDVHIVGMSSLAAGHKTLLPQLMEELAKRGREDIMVIAGGVIPAQDYEYLRENGAAAIYGPGTIIPAAAKEMLEILNRRLAEQDLP; encoded by the coding sequence ATGTCGATAAAACCGGATTTCACTAAAATAGGGTGTCGCCCTAGGGGGGTAGATCCCTCCGACCTCGTGGCCTGGAAGGAGGATCTGGAGAGCTCCACCGGCAGGGGCTACGACTCCATCATTGCCAAGACCATGGAGCAGATAGACCTCAAACCCCTCTATCGTAGGGAGGACGTCGAGGGCCTTGGACACATGAACTCCCTGGCTGGACTGCCTCCTTTCCTGAGGGGACCTTACTCCACCATGTACGTGACTAGGCCCTGGACAGTCCGGCAGTACGCCGGGTTCTCCACCGCCGAGGAGAGCAACGCCTTCTACCGCAGAAACCTGGCGGCTGGCCAGAAGGGACTTTCCATAGCCTTCGACTTGGCGACTCACAGGGGCTACGACTCGGACCACCCTAGGGTGGTGGGAGACGTGGGAAAGGCGGGGGTGGCGGTGGACTCCATCCTGGATATGGAGATACTTTTCTCCGGCATACCTCTCGGTCAGATGTCGGTGTCCATGACCATGAACGGCGCCGTCCTTCCGGTCATGGCCTTCTACATCCTTGCGGCGGAGGAACAGGGAGTGGACCGCTCCCTGTTGAGCGGGACCATCCAAAACGACATACTTAAGGAGTTCATGGTCCGAAACACCTATATATATCCCCCCGCGGCGTCAATGAGGATCATCGGGGACATATTCTCCTACACCTCCCAGCATATGCCTAAGTTCAACAGCATAAGCATATCAGGCTATCACATGCAGGAGGCCGGGGCCACCGCCGACATAGAGCTCGGCTATACCCTTGCCGACGGTCTGGAGTACATCCGCACCGGCATAGAGGCGGGGCTCGACGTGGACAACTTCGCTCCTAGGCTCTCGTTCTTCTGGGCCATAGGGAAGAACTACTTCATGGAGGTCGCCAAGATGAGGGCCGCCAGGATGCTCTGGGCGAAGATAGTCAAGCAGTTCGATCCCAAGAAGGCCAAGTCCATGGCCCTCAGGACCCACTCCCAGACCTCGGGATGGAGCCTGACCGCCCAGGACCCCTTCAACAACATAGCCAGGACCTGCGTGGAGGCTATGGCGGCGGCCCTAGGACACACCCAGTCGCTCCACACCAACGCGCTGGACGAGGCGATAGCCCTGCCCACCGACTTCTCAGCCCGTATAGCCAGAAACACCCAGCTGTACATCCAGGACGAGACCAGCGTCTGTAAGGTCATAGACCCATGGGGAGGGTCCTACTACGTGGAGGCCCTGACCGACGAGCTTATCCGCCGGGCCTGGGGACACATCCAGGAGGTCGAGGAGCTTGGGGGAATGTCCAAGGCCATAGAGACCGGCCTTCCCAAGATGAGGATAGAGGAAGCCTCCGCCAGACGGCAGGCCCACATAGACTCGGGCAAGGAGAAGATCCTTGGGGTCAACTACCACCAGCTTGAGCAGGAGGACCCCATCGACATACTGGAGGTGGACAACACCGCCGTCCGACTGTCCCAGATTCGAAGGCTTGAGAAACTTAGGTCCGAGAGGGATGACGAAAAGGTGGTACAGGCCCTCGACGCCATAACCTACTCCATGGAGACCGGCGAGGGGAATCTCCTTGATCTGGCGGTGAACGCCGCCAGAGCTAGGGCAAGCCTAGGAGAGATATCCGACGCAATAGAGAAGGTCTCCGGCAGACATAAGGCTATCATCCGGTCCATCTCCGGCGTATACAGCACCGAGTTCGCCGACGAGGACATAATAAAAGAGGTCCGGGAGATGACCGCCGATTTCGAGGTACGGGAGGGACGACGTCCCAGGATAATGGTTGCCAAAATGGGCCAGGACGGTCACGACCGAGGGGCCAAGGTGGTGGCCACCGCCTACGCCGACATGGGCTTCGACGTGGACGTCGGCGCTCTCTTCCAGACCCCCGAGGAGACAGCCCAGGAGGCGGTGGACAACGACGTCCACATAGTTGGAATGAGCTCCCTGGCGGCTGGACACAAGACTCTACTTCCTCAGCTCATGGAGGAGCTGGCGAAGAGGGGACGAGAGGACATAATGGTTATAGCCGGAGGGGTCATACCGGCTCAGGACTACGAATATCTGAGAGAAAACGGAGCAGCGGCTATCTACGGTCCCGGAACGATAATACCGGCGGCGGCCAAGGAAATGCTGGAGATCCTCAATCGTCGTCTGGCGGAACAGGATCTCCCCTAG
- a CDS encoding HD domain-containing phosphohydrolase has protein sequence MRKPGLLSLPWTIALFAIAAVGGGLACWNPAPLMKSNRSMMDRYIDSLSSSCTSTPLVAVLAQEPSFQDLGSWPWPRSTHGELLTKLSQAKTVVVDLLFPENSSLSEDLLLAGEVRDHGNCVLAIHLSDTGEGTKPIPPYELLYRSVKHVGIANVAPDIDGLYRFSYPLWNAGGRSLPSITLAGAMAHTGETVGLEDGPLYSYLTLGDRAFPMTPDGGVVLSPFDLKDIPVYEYVDVLRGRVPKDKFKGSLVVVGINAAGLGVQDTLSMYRDGRVRSVPGALFVALSIHNFLQDRAIAVLPTWVGGIWASLTSLVGGLLGLMAFSWSWMAALAVMAVILVLPYFTLEVLYMWLPTTGALWGLFLAYVTVASIRAISMSRSVKMGSIYTDVLSSITSESWNGGSERSPEGILDRVWPEIEKLTSIRLLEKNLSEEDAQNLSHKGEVVALDDSSSLLKIPGGDPPYRLLVKPAQGWEGLVVLGWFKNVSREDLRSAMAMILSVSWFSVALKREQERLLAVEGAIKAVVAAVDAKDPETRGHSERVASLSRDLAIALGCSSDFVEELVLGATLHDVGKIGIPDAILQKPAKLTDEEFDRIKEHPSLGRDILRTVKLSSTARQALLEHHEKLDGSGYPEGLSGDQVSIAGRIVAVADAFDALSSRRTYKEGWPLDKILELFDQGSGILYDPKVVKALHSVGPDWHRENHQTGDQSL, from the coding sequence ATGAGAAAACCAGGTCTCCTCTCTTTGCCTTGGACGATTGCCCTGTTCGCCATTGCGGCGGTCGGAGGAGGCCTGGCCTGTTGGAACCCCGCCCCTCTGATGAAATCGAACCGATCCATGATGGACCGGTACATAGACAGCCTGAGCTCGTCCTGTACCTCAACCCCTTTGGTGGCGGTGTTGGCTCAGGAGCCTTCGTTTCAGGATCTAGGCTCCTGGCCCTGGCCGAGATCGACCCATGGAGAGCTTTTAACCAAGCTGTCTCAGGCTAAGACCGTCGTCGTTGATCTGCTGTTTCCCGAAAATTCCTCCCTATCGGAGGATCTTCTCCTGGCCGGTGAGGTCAGAGACCACGGCAACTGTGTTTTGGCGATACATCTCTCGGATACCGGAGAGGGAACAAAGCCCATACCGCCCTATGAACTCCTTTATCGTTCCGTTAAACACGTAGGGATCGCCAACGTCGCTCCAGACATAGATGGACTTTACCGATTTTCATATCCTCTGTGGAACGCAGGAGGCCGGTCACTGCCCTCTATAACCTTGGCGGGAGCTATGGCCCATACGGGGGAGACCGTCGGTCTAGAGGACGGACCTCTTTACAGCTACCTGACCCTAGGGGACAGGGCGTTCCCCATGACTCCCGACGGAGGGGTGGTTCTCTCCCCCTTCGACCTCAAGGATATACCGGTTTACGAGTACGTGGATGTCCTGAGGGGCCGGGTCCCGAAGGATAAATTCAAGGGTTCCTTGGTCGTGGTCGGGATAAACGCCGCGGGACTCGGGGTTCAGGACACCTTGTCCATGTACAGAGACGGACGGGTCAGGTCGGTCCCCGGTGCTCTGTTCGTGGCTCTCTCCATCCACAACTTTCTTCAGGACAGGGCCATAGCGGTATTGCCTACCTGGGTCGGAGGAATATGGGCCTCCCTGACCTCCCTTGTCGGGGGGCTTTTGGGGCTTATGGCCTTTTCCTGGAGCTGGATGGCTGCCCTTGCTGTGATGGCGGTGATATTGGTATTGCCCTACTTTACCCTCGAGGTCCTGTATATGTGGCTTCCCACAACAGGGGCTCTTTGGGGGCTATTTCTAGCCTACGTTACGGTGGCATCGATTCGGGCAATATCCATGTCCAGGTCGGTCAAAATGGGCTCTATCTACACCGACGTGCTCTCCTCCATCACATCCGAATCCTGGAACGGCGGGTCGGAGCGTTCTCCTGAGGGGATTTTGGATCGGGTCTGGCCGGAGATAGAGAAGCTGACTTCCATAAGGCTTCTGGAGAAAAACCTCTCCGAGGAGGACGCCCAGAACCTTTCCCATAAAGGGGAGGTAGTTGCCCTTGATGACTCATCGTCTCTTTTAAAGATTCCAGGAGGAGATCCCCCCTACAGGTTGTTGGTCAAGCCCGCCCAGGGCTGGGAGGGGCTTGTGGTGCTGGGCTGGTTTAAAAACGTCTCCAGGGAGGACCTTAGGAGCGCTATGGCGATGATACTCTCGGTCTCCTGGTTTTCCGTGGCACTGAAGAGGGAGCAAGAGAGGCTCCTGGCGGTGGAAGGGGCTATAAAGGCGGTGGTCGCGGCGGTGGACGCTAAAGACCCCGAGACGAGGGGACACTCGGAGAGGGTCGCATCTCTCTCCAGAGATCTGGCGATAGCCTTAGGATGTTCGTCCGACTTCGTTGAGGAGCTGGTTCTGGGAGCCACCCTTCACGATGTAGGCAAAATAGGGATCCCAGACGCCATACTGCAGAAGCCCGCTAAATTAACCGATGAGGAGTTCGATAGGATAAAGGAGCATCCCTCCCTGGGCAGGGACATACTGAGGACCGTTAAGCTGAGCTCTACCGCTAGGCAGGCCCTTCTGGAGCACCACGAAAAGCTGGATGGAAGCGGCTATCCTGAGGGCCTCTCAGGAGACCAGGTTAGCATAGCAGGAAGGATCGTCGCCGTGGCCGACGCCTTCGACGCCCTATCCAGCAGGAGGACCTACAAAGAGGGCTGGCCCCTGGACAAGATCCTGGAGCTATTCGACCAGGGCAGCGGGATCCTCTACGACCCCAAGGTGGTGAAGGCCCTCCACTCGGTGGGCCCTGATTGGCACAGAGAGAATCACCAAACCGGCGACCAATCCCTTTAG